The Cyanobacterium sp. T60_A2020_053 genome segment AGACGTTTTCAAGACACAGAGAGGATTTTAAAAGAGCAATCTTTAGAAACTGAACGGATTTTAAAAGAACAAGCCCAAAAAACCGATCAACAAATTAAACAAGTCAACAAACAAATCGGCACTTTAGGTAATCGTTTAGGGGAATTTGTGGAGTGGCAAGTTCGCCCCTCGGCGGTAAAATTATTTAAAGAAAGAAATATTGATGTTCACGAATTACATTCTAATATCTCCGTCAAACGTGAGGGCGGTGGCTTAGAAATTGATTTATTAGTTGTTAATGACATAGAAGTTGTTTTGGTGGAAGTGAAAAGTAAATTAACGGAAAAAGATATAGACCAACATTTAGAGCGTTTAGATAAGTTTAAAACATTGATGCCTCGCTATGAACAGATGAAGGCTTATGGGGCGGTGGGCGCTATGGTGGTGACAGATGAGGTGGCAAATTACGCTTACAGCAAAGGATTATTCGTTTTAGCGCCCTCCGGCGATCATATTATCATAAAAAATAGTCCCGAATTTAATCCGCATATTTGGTAAGTAAGTAAGCAAAATTCATTGTGTATTTTATTTTTCTTAAAGCTATAATAACAAAGGAAGGCAAGAGGGCAACAAGCAGGGGGTTTTCATTCTCAAATTTTTAGTTGAGACAAAGTAATAAGTTTTGATTCTTTTTGATGAAAAAAGATTCTTCCAGAGGTTTTTAACTATTAACTAATTAAATAATAGAAAATATTGCTCCCCTCTCCTGTGGGAGAGGGGTTGGGGGTGAGGGTAAAGCATTTTGATGCCAACTTTGAAAACGCCCTGCTTAATAAGGGAGATTTAGGGAAATCTGAAACTTTTAAAACAGATAACTAAAATGCAAACTAGCTTACAATGAACGAAGAAAAATACAATAATGGTATAAATTATGGCTACCACGGCGGATGATGTTTGGCAACTATTGGGGGAATTGACTATCGCTCAAAAAGAAACAGAAAGACGTTTTCAAGACACAGAGAGGATTTTAAAAGAGCAATCTTTAGAAACTGAACGGATTTTAAAAGAACAAGCCCAAAAAACCGATCAACAAATTAAACAAGTCAACAAACAAATCGGCACTTTAGGTAATCGTTTAGGGGAATTTGTGGAGTGGCAAGTTCGCCCCTCGGCGGTAAAATTATTTAAAGAAAGAAATATTGATGTTCACGAATTACATTCTAATATCTCCGTCAAACGTGAGGGCGGTGGCTTAGAAATTGATTTATTAGTTGTTAATGACATAGAAGTTGTTTTGGTGGAAGTGAAAAGTAAATTAACGGAAAAAGATATAGACCAACATTTAGAGCGTTTAGATAAGTTTAAAACATTGATGCCTCGCTATGAACAGATGAAGGCTTATGGGGCGGTGGGCGCTATGGTGGTGACAGATGAGGTGGCAAATTACGCTTATAGTAGAGGATTATTCGTTTTAGCGCCCTCCGGCGATCATATTATCATTAAGAATAGTCCAGACTTTAAACCACATATTTGGTAAATTAAGATTATGGTCAATTTTTTATCACCTTTGGGCTTATCCTTTCAGAAAATCGTTATTTTAGCTCAAATCGAAGTACCAAAAGGATTGTCAGAAGATTTAGTCAATAAGATTACTTGGCAAAAAATTCTTTTTGGTTTAGTTGCTATTTTTATTGCCTATGGCGCAACTACTGTAATCCAAAAAGTGACTAATTGGCTAGCGGAAAAAGTGCCTCGCAGTTACCGATTACTAATTAAACAATCTTTACCCTTTTGGAAGGGATTAATTTTAGTTATTACCATCGCTTATCTAGTTCACCTATTCCTTAATCTTTCAGAAGCTAATTTGATCGCCTTAACTGGTACATTGGCGGTGGCGCTCGGTTTTGCCTTCAAAGACTATATTAGCTCGATTATTGCTGGGGTAGTTGCCCTATTTGAGACACCCTATCGAGTGGGAGACCGAATTTCTATCGCTGATCATTATGGTGAAGTGGTGGGTTATGGTTTGAGGGGTATTCAAATTCAAACCCCTGATGATAATTTGGTGACTATCCCCCATAATAAGACATGGACAGAACCCATTTCTAATGCTAATGCTGGGGAATTAGAGGCGCAGGTAGCTACGGAGTTTTTTTTGGATCATCAAGCGGATCATGAAAAAGTCATTGATATTCTTTATCAAGCCGCCTACAGTAGCAGATATACTCAGTTAAAGTTACCTATTGTGGTGGTGATGAAGGAGGAAATATGGGGAACTCGTTTTAAGTTACGTTGTTATCCTATGGATGCGAGGGATGAATTTGTCTATCAAACTGATTTGATTCGTCGTGTGAAACAAGCGTTTCTTATTCATCAAATGCCTTATTGTCGGGCGCCGATGATTAGTGACACTTTATTATAATTTTGATGCTTGTGGTATGCCTTATATCTTATAAATCAACATTACTAAATTAATCAGCGTATGCTTTAAAAACACCTTATCATCTCTACAAGAGAAAACCAGACAAGGTGTTAACTTTTATTTTTCATGAGCAAAAATTTAGTCTATTTTGTCATTTTTATCTTGATTAGGCTTTTTTCTACGAGATGTGAGGATTAAACCTCCTAAACCGAGAATGGGGATGAGTGCGCTGGGTTCAGGTACTTCAGCGCTGTTAAATTGAACCAGATCAAATTGAGCATCTAAATTATTTGCTCTACCTTCAATGGCAAATGAAATCACATCAATATCGGTAAAATCGATATTCGTAAAAAGCCCTAAATCAAACTGTACAGTTCTTGTAGTTTCAGATGGAGCAAAAGCGACGAGGTCTTGAGACAAAGACTGAATAATAGGTGTACCTCCTAAATCACTGGTAAAATTTAAAGTTAACATCGCATCTTGGTCTAGGTCGCTAAAAATAAATTCAAAAAAATCAAAAGCACTCAAATCGAAGTCTCTTGCGTTTCCAGACCCCAGATTTAAACCAGCCCCATTTGCGTTGTAAGTAGCAGTGCCTCTACTATTGAATCCACCTTGATTTCCTATTAGCAGAAATTGTCCATCTGTACTACGACCGAAGTTCGCTGAGTTTCGAATAACTGCAGGTGTCGTCCCATTCAAATTACTTCCGGCTATATCGAATTGTCTTGAGCCACCTACTACGTTTGCTTCATTAAATCCAGTTTGAGTATTGGTTAGCACCCCAGTACCATTAAAATAAACACACTGACCATAGTTCAGAAAGCTACAGGAATCATTTGCAGTTCCAGCTTGACTGAAATCATCAATAGTAAGGGTAGCGCCCTTCGCCTCTCCCTGTAGAGCTATAGTAAAAAAAGAACTAATCAAAACACCATAGGCAATTGATTTTATTTGATTGCTGATTGGCATAATTTAAACTATGTTAATTATCACCTGAATTATATCATTAAAATTATAAAATAGCGCAAATAAATTTTAGGAATTGTGCAAAGTTTTATTGCCCTCACCCCAACCCCTCTCCCACAGGAGAGGGGCTTTTTTTTTTGTTGTATATGATTAATTAATTATTCTTTTGGTGTGGGAAATTGGTTAACAATATCGATGCTGAGGTGGAGGGCGCCCTCCCCCTTAGTAGTAAAATTAATTGTTGATTTACTTCAGAATGTAAAATCTTCCAAAAAAATTAATAAAAAATGCGCATAAATTCCCAAAACTTTCCTGATAATTAGATAGAGAGAAAAATCAAGACCGAGGGGAATTGTGACTATGCTAGAAAATATCGATTTATCCCAAACCTTCAATATCGCCATTTTGGGAAGGAGTAACACAGGCAAAAGTTCCTTAATGAATGCCTTGTTAAAATTAAGTCGCAAGGAAGCCTTACAAGTCAGCAAAGTAGGAATACAACCTAACTTAACAAAAGATTTTGCGATTCAAAAATTTTTTAATGATGATATTTATTTAATTGATACCCCTCCTATACATGATGAATATTTTGAAAATCATAAAATCATAAATATAATCAATGATATGGATTTAGTCATTCTCGTTATTGACGGTTATCCAGTGTATGGACATAAATACATTTTTCAAAAACTAAGTATCTATAAATCTAATGTATTTGTTGTTTTAAATGGTATTGATAAATGGGATAACTGCTTTTCTGATTGGATAAATTATACCGTCTCTCAATGGGCTAACTATCTCAATGTTGATAAAATTTATTTAACTTGCACAAGAGGTTATAATCCCACAGAAGATAGCCCAAAAATGGACATTCGAGGAGTAGATTTATTGCGTCAAGATATTAATAATTTTGTTAACCAAAAAATTAGACAAAAACATAAAAATATTTTAATGGAATCAGCCGTTAAATTTAAAGCAAACGAGAATAAAGATTTATTAACGTCAAAAGATAAGAAACAAATAATTTCTACTTCAGAATTACAATCAGCTTTAAAATCCTGTCAACAAACTGCTTACATCTCTTGTGAAATCGCTTTAAAATATAGTAATGAAATTAATAAAATATTACGAAATCTTATCAAGAGTTTAGATCAGGAAATCTCCATATCACATCAACACAAAAATAAAGAGCTTAAAAAATCATTTGACCAAGTTATCTCAGCTATTAAAGAGATTTTAAATAAAGATATTGACGAATTAAAATCATCTTTAGCTAAGAAAAAAATACATTTATCAGATTATAGTATCGTCTTATTTGGACGCACAAGAGCTGGAAAAAGCACTCTTAGGGAAGCCTTAACTAATGGTGATGGTAGCACCATCGGCAAGGGAGGGCAACGCACCACCAGAGATGTCCACGAATATCAATGGAATCATCTACGATTGATAGATACTCCGGGTATTGAAGCCTATAACGGAGAAGAAGATACCCATAAGGCAACAAAAAAGGTTGATGAAGCGGATATGGTGTTATTCCTCACTAGCGATGATTCGGTGCAACCCGGAGAATTTGAAGAAATGGCAAGGTTAACCCAAATCAATAAGCCTTTTATTGTTCTTTTAAATGTTAAGACAAAATTAGAAACTGAAACACAATTAAATAGATTTTTAACTAAACCAGACAGAATTTTTGATCAGGAAAGATTATCAGGACATCATAATCATATCCAAAAATGCGTTAGTCAACATCTCAATATTAATCAAGTTCAAATTATTGATATTCAAGCAAGGGCTGGATTTTTAAGTAATTTACCAGAATATAAGAATTATAAAACTAAATTATGGGAATTAAGTCGATTAGATCAAGTTTATTCCATTATTGCAGAAGATATTTATAGTAATGGCAATAAAAGACGGGCTTCTACATTTTTTGATGGCACAAAAGTCTTGATAAATAACATAAAACAACAATTATTAATTATTAAACAAGATATTAATTCTCAAATTACTTTTTTACAGAAAGAAGAAAAAGAATTAAAAAAACTATTTAATGATTTTATTAAAGATAAGGATAAAAAAATTGATACTGACGTAAGAGCTATATTTAGTCGATTTACACAAACAATTCCAGCCTTTATTGATGAAACAGCAGGGAAAAAAAATGCTGAAACAAAATGGAAAGATAAACAAAAAGAATTAGAAGACAAGCTAAAAGAATCTATACCTACAATATTTAAAACGATGGAGATAGAATTAAAAGAAAAACTCTCAGAATTTGAAAAAGAATATAGTTATGATGCCAAAAATATAAATTTTAATATCAATTTTGACAAGGTAAATGAAGGAATATTTGGCAATGTACTTAGAGGCTTAGGTATATTATTAGGTGCGATAGGTGTGGCAGTCTTTTTTTCCAATCCTGTTATTCCGGCTATTGGTCTTGGTTTAACTGCTATTTTTAATTGGATTTCTGATAAGGTGAAAAAAGATGAAAAAAGAAAATTCAATGAAGAAAAGGAAAAAAGAAAAAATGATCTAGTTGCACAATTAAAGAAGAAAGAAAAAGAATTAATAATTGAACTCCAAAATGAAGTTAAGCCAAAACTAAAAGAGATTGAAAAAGATATTTTATCTCCTTTAGAATTTTCTCTTAAAGAGTTATCATTTATTAACCAACAAATATTTATAGCTGAACAGGCAATAGAAAAACAACTGAATGAGTTAAAAAATGATCATGAACTGATGGAACAAAGTTTCAATGACTAATAATATAGCAATTATTGTGACGATTAGGCACAAGACGATCCCCCTAAATCCCCCTTAAAAAGGGGGACTTGACAATAATCAATGTACCTCATTATCATGAAAAACTAAACAATAAACCATTATAAAATTAAGAGACTTAAACTATGTCTAATTTAAAATTTACTCAACAATCTGAAGCTGTTAATAATTTAGTTAAATTCAGTTTAGCTAGATTAAGTAATTATTCACATCCTGAAGTTCAAATGTTATTAGAAGACTATAATAACTTTTGGCATGAGCATCAAAAACAGCCAACTTTAACCATTTCTTTTATTGGTCAATATAATGCAGGAAAATCTACTTTAATTAAATCATTAACCGGAGATTCAGCTATTGCCATTAGTTCTGAAATTTGCACGGATAAAATAACAGAATATAGTTGGAATGATGTTTTATTAGTTGATACGCCCGGAATTTACGCAGGAAGAAATGATCATGATGAAATCACCCTCAATAAAATTTCTCGCTCAGATTTATTAGTTTTTGTTGTGCCAAATGAATTATTTAATCCTCAAGGTGCTGAGTTTTTTAAACGAGTGGCAGAAGATATGCAAAGAGTTGGACAAATGATGTTAGTTATTAATAAAATGAGTCGTGAAACAGGAGAAATAAGTGAACTTTTAAAAACTATTCAAGAAGTGCTGAAACCTCATCACCATCAAGATTTTTATACCTGTTTTATTGATGCTAATTATTATTTAGAATCTCGTTATGAAAATGATGAAGATGAGAAAGAGTTTTTATTAGAAGAATCTAATTTTAATAATTTCTTGGAATCTTTGGAAATACTTATTGAGAATAATAAATTATCAGCAAAGTTAATTACCCCTTTACATAAATTATCTGATTTACTAACAATATTATCAAATCAGTTTAATCAGGAAGAAAATGTGGGTAATAACTTATTGGAATTATTAAGACGAAAAGAAAGTATTTTAAAAGCATCTCAGGTTAGAGCAAAAAATATTTATATTTCTGCTTTAGATCAATTAGAGCATGAAATAATTATGATTGGTGATAAAGTAGCCAATAAAATAGATGGAAACCACCAAGAAGATGAAATTAGGGAAGAAATTAATAATTGTGATAACGAGATGAAAATATTAACGGAAACAACGATCAATAATATTAATAATGATTTAAAATCAGAAATTGAGGATCTCGAAAATAAATTACAAGAATTAGAAGATTCTCCGTTAGGAAAGGCTATTGAATTAGAGTTACAAGAAATGAAGAAAAATTCAGACTACAATCATAAAAATTTAAACTCTAATTATGCTGTGGGAAAAGTTGCATCTAATACCCTTCACAGTGTCGGAAGTTTCGCATCTAAAGCTACGAGAAATTTTGTTTATGACGCTGGAAAAATGTTAGGGGTAAAATTCAAGCCTTGGGGCGCATTTAAGATGGCTAAAAATATTAGATTTGCTGGTCCTCTTTTAGCTGTATTTGGCGTGGGAATTGATCTATTTATGGCGTTTAAGGAAGAAGGTGATCGAGCTAAATATGAAGAAGAATTACAGAAAGGAAGAACCGATGTAAGACAAGATTATCGTAATTTAGCCAAAGAAATCAGCAACGATTATAAAGTCAGTATTGCCAATTCTTTAGATTTTTATAATGAGGAAATATATGACTTAAATTTAAAAAGAAATGAATTGATTGAAAAGGATCAAACAAAAGAAAAAATGATGAAAGAAGTTAAGGAATTATTAATCAAAGTTAAGTATGAAATTAGTAAGTTGAGCAATTAAAAAACTAAATTATAATATAGAGTTATGGGCCTGGCTGGGGTGGCGCGCGCCACCATTATCTTAATTTTGACTAGCTTTAATAACATCTTCAAGGGGTAACTCTAAACGAGTAGCAATTTCTTCCACACTCATGCCCAGTTGTCTTAAAAGTGGCACTGTTTTTAACTTTCCTTGTTTTTCACCTTCTAACTTCCCTTCTAACTTCCCCTCTAACTTCCCTCGCTGTTCGCTTTCCCGTTGAATTTCAGCCATTTTATCACGGTAGATTTGTCTTAAACTCATGATTAATACCTCATCTTCTTTGATTTGTTTTTGTCTTTGTTTCGTTTCCAATTTATCTAACAGCCCATAGACTAATTCTAATACACTATCTCGATAAGGATAATCTCTCGGTAATTCTTTTACTTCTTCAATGGCTTTAATTTGTTTGTTGCCTTTCCCTAAA includes the following:
- a CDS encoding 50S ribosome-binding GTPase; amino-acid sequence: MSNLKFTQQSEAVNNLVKFSLARLSNYSHPEVQMLLEDYNNFWHEHQKQPTLTISFIGQYNAGKSTLIKSLTGDSAIAISSEICTDKITEYSWNDVLLVDTPGIYAGRNDHDEITLNKISRSDLLVFVVPNELFNPQGAEFFKRVAEDMQRVGQMMLVINKMSRETGEISELLKTIQEVLKPHHHQDFYTCFIDANYYLESRYENDEDEKEFLLEESNFNNFLESLEILIENNKLSAKLITPLHKLSDLLTILSNQFNQEENVGNNLLELLRRKESILKASQVRAKNIYISALDQLEHEIIMIGDKVANKIDGNHQEDEIREEINNCDNEMKILTETTINNINNDLKSEIEDLENKLQELEDSPLGKAIELELQEMKKNSDYNHKNLNSNYAVGKVASNTLHSVGSFASKATRNFVYDAGKMLGVKFKPWGAFKMAKNIRFAGPLLAVFGVGIDLFMAFKEEGDRAKYEEELQKGRTDVRQDYRNLAKEISNDYKVSIANSLDFYNEEIYDLNLKRNELIEKDQTKEKMMKEVKELLIKVKYEISKLSN
- a CDS encoding mechanosensitive ion channel family protein, whose translation is MVNFLSPLGLSFQKIVILAQIEVPKGLSEDLVNKITWQKILFGLVAIFIAYGATTVIQKVTNWLAEKVPRSYRLLIKQSLPFWKGLILVITIAYLVHLFLNLSEANLIALTGTLAVALGFAFKDYISSIIAGVVALFETPYRVGDRISIADHYGEVVGYGLRGIQIQTPDDNLVTIPHNKTWTEPISNANAGELEAQVATEFFLDHQADHEKVIDILYQAAYSSRYTQLKLPIVVVMKEEIWGTRFKLRCYPMDARDEFVYQTDLIRRVKQAFLIHQMPYCRAPMISDTLL
- a CDS encoding 50S ribosome-binding GTPase produces the protein MLENIDLSQTFNIAILGRSNTGKSSLMNALLKLSRKEALQVSKVGIQPNLTKDFAIQKFFNDDIYLIDTPPIHDEYFENHKIINIINDMDLVILVIDGYPVYGHKYIFQKLSIYKSNVFVVLNGIDKWDNCFSDWINYTVSQWANYLNVDKIYLTCTRGYNPTEDSPKMDIRGVDLLRQDINNFVNQKIRQKHKNILMESAVKFKANENKDLLTSKDKKQIISTSELQSALKSCQQTAYISCEIALKYSNEINKILRNLIKSLDQEISISHQHKNKELKKSFDQVISAIKEILNKDIDELKSSLAKKKIHLSDYSIVLFGRTRAGKSTLREALTNGDGSTIGKGGQRTTRDVHEYQWNHLRLIDTPGIEAYNGEEDTHKATKKVDEADMVLFLTSDDSVQPGEFEEMARLTQINKPFIVLLNVKTKLETETQLNRFLTKPDRIFDQERLSGHHNHIQKCVSQHLNINQVQIIDIQARAGFLSNLPEYKNYKTKLWELSRLDQVYSIIAEDIYSNGNKRRASTFFDGTKVLINNIKQQLLIIKQDINSQITFLQKEEKELKKLFNDFIKDKDKKIDTDVRAIFSRFTQTIPAFIDETAGKKNAETKWKDKQKELEDKLKESIPTIFKTMEIELKEKLSEFEKEYSYDAKNINFNINFDKVNEGIFGNVLRGLGILLGAIGVAVFFSNPVIPAIGLGLTAIFNWISDKVKKDEKRKFNEEKEKRKNDLVAQLKKKEKELIIELQNEVKPKLKEIEKDILSPLEFSLKELSFINQQIFIAEQAIEKQLNELKNDHELMEQSFND
- a CDS encoding PEP-CTERM sorting domain-containing protein, encoding MPISNQIKSIAYGVLISSFFTIALQGEAKGATLTIDDFSQAGTANDSCSFLNYGQCVYFNGTGVLTNTQTGFNEANVVGGSRQFDIAGSNLNGTTPAVIRNSANFGRSTDGQFLLIGNQGGFNSRGTATYNANGAGLNLGSGNARDFDLSAFDFFEFIFSDLDQDAMLTLNFTSDLGGTPIIQSLSQDLVAFAPSETTRTVQFDLGLFTNIDFTDIDVISFAIEGRANNLDAQFDLVQFNSAEVPEPSALIPILGLGGLILTSRRKKPNQDKNDKID